The Streptomyces sp. YIM 121038 genome includes a window with the following:
- a CDS encoding transposase family protein, which yields MFRQKITDGDRILAAILYHRRVCGLDALAELFGVCKSTLWNAIRDVLPILDDRRIDIAPADHRHPTAADLLTSVGADIHQVVN from the coding sequence GTGTTCCGGCAGAAGATCACCGACGGCGACCGGATCCTCGCCGCGATCCTCTACCACCGCCGCGTCTGCGGCCTCGACGCTCTCGCCGAGCTGTTCGGCGTCTGCAAGAGCACCCTGTGGAACGCGATCCGCGACGTCCTGCCCATCCTCGACGACCGTCGCATCGACATCGCCCCGGCCGACCATCGTCACCCCACCGCAGCCGACCTGCTCACCTCAGTCGGCGCCGATATCCACCAGGTTGTTAATTGA
- a CDS encoding IS110 family transposase, producing MDVVYERCAGIDISKADVKVCIRVPGAGRRRRGEVRTFTSMTSGLLAMRDWLLAEGVTVVGMEATGIYWKPVFYLLEHDMECWLLNARHMKAVPGRKTDVKDAEWIAKLVEHGLVRPSFVPPEPIRQLRDLTRYRTEVIRERTREAQRLEKLLEDAGIKLSCVVSDILGVSGRAMLEALIAGERDPRVLADLAKRRLRLKIPDLIEALTGRFGDHHAFLARAMLDRIDAATAMEARLSTHIGTALEPMRRSVQLLATIPGVSTRAAEVILAEIGTDMSRFASAEHLASWAGVCPGNHESAGRQPTGRTRHGDPWLKAALGQAAMAAARTKNTYLAARYRRLVARRGKRRAVVALEHSLLIAVWHMLTGDVPHQDLGGDYFLERTGKTRATRRLVSQLNQLGYQVSLQPAGTS from the coding sequence ATGGACGTGGTCTACGAGCGGTGTGCGGGGATCGACATCAGCAAGGCTGACGTGAAGGTCTGTATCCGGGTGCCCGGCGCCGGCAGGCGGCGCCGCGGCGAGGTGCGGACCTTCACGTCGATGACCTCAGGCCTGCTGGCCATGCGGGACTGGCTGCTGGCCGAAGGGGTCACCGTGGTCGGGATGGAGGCGACCGGGATCTACTGGAAGCCGGTGTTCTACCTGCTGGAGCACGACATGGAGTGCTGGCTGCTCAACGCCCGGCACATGAAGGCCGTGCCGGGGCGCAAGACGGACGTGAAGGACGCGGAGTGGATCGCCAAGCTGGTCGAGCACGGCCTGGTCCGCCCCTCGTTCGTGCCACCCGAGCCGATCCGCCAGCTGCGGGACCTCACCCGCTACCGCACCGAGGTGATCCGCGAGCGAACCCGGGAAGCCCAGCGGCTGGAGAAACTCCTGGAGGACGCCGGGATCAAGCTGTCCTGCGTGGTCAGTGACATCCTGGGCGTGTCCGGGCGGGCCATGCTGGAGGCTCTGATCGCGGGCGAGCGCGACCCGCGCGTACTCGCGGACCTGGCCAAGCGCCGCCTGCGGCTGAAGATCCCGGACCTGATCGAGGCCCTGACCGGCCGCTTCGGCGACCACCACGCGTTCCTCGCGAGGGCGATGCTGGACCGGATCGACGCCGCCACCGCGATGGAGGCCCGCCTCAGCACCCATATCGGGACCGCGCTGGAGCCGATGCGCCGCAGCGTGCAGCTGCTGGCCACCATCCCCGGCGTCAGCACCCGGGCCGCGGAGGTGATCCTGGCCGAGATCGGTACGGACATGTCCCGCTTCGCCTCGGCCGAGCACCTGGCCTCCTGGGCCGGGGTCTGCCCGGGCAACCACGAGTCCGCCGGCCGCCAGCCCACCGGCCGGACCCGGCACGGCGACCCCTGGCTCAAGGCCGCCCTCGGCCAGGCCGCGATGGCCGCCGCCCGCACCAAGAACACCTACCTCGCCGCCCGCTACCGACGCCTGGTCGCCCGCCGCGGCAAACGCCGGGCGGTGGTCGCCCTGGAACACTCCCTCCTGATCGCCGTCTGGCACATGCTCACCGGCGACGTCCCGCACCAGGACCTCGGCGGCGACTACTTCCTGGAACGCACCGGGAAGACCCGGGCCACCCGACGGCTGGTCAGCCAGCTCAACCAACTCGGCTACCAGGTCAGCCTGCAGCCCGCCGGGACTTCCTGA
- a CDS encoding DUF5988 family protein, with product MVRYVLTNSGRLAVLQGSPPEIPRVHQVLDGAADDSRVVVAYYGRHQRFEATGEVALVDGQQIPVFQFAYSTAIAE from the coding sequence ATGGTCAGGTATGTGCTGACGAACTCGGGGCGGCTGGCGGTGCTACAGGGCAGCCCTCCCGAAATCCCGCGAGTGCACCAGGTATTGGACGGTGCGGCGGATGATTCGCGGGTGGTGGTGGCCTATTACGGGCGGCATCAGCGCTTCGAGGCCACGGGTGAGGTGGCCCTGGTCGACGGGCAGCAGATTCCGGTCTTCCAGTTCGCCTACAGCACCGCGATCGCCGAGTAG
- a CDS encoding winged helix-turn-helix domain-containing protein, whose product MREQVRFEAAALFARQVPPQAVAKRLRVSRKTAYVWCAAWRSGGVEALRSRGPSGRPSRMKPAWRAWLAQALEEGPAAHGWAGEQRWTTARVGVLVSRRFHVRFSDVQIWRILHQMGFTVQVHRAAGRDEKVVVTWGKETQSGVE is encoded by the coding sequence GTGAGGGAGCAGGTTCGTTTTGAGGCTGCTGCGTTGTTTGCTCGGCAGGTTCCGCCGCAGGCAGTGGCTAAACGGCTGCGGGTGTCGCGGAAGACCGCTTATGTCTGGTGTGCGGCGTGGCGGTCCGGTGGTGTGGAAGCACTGCGGTCGCGGGGCCCTTCGGGCCGGCCGTCGCGGATGAAACCCGCCTGGCGGGCGTGGCTGGCACAGGCTCTGGAGGAGGGGCCGGCCGCGCATGGCTGGGCGGGGGAGCAGAGATGGACGACGGCCCGGGTAGGGGTGCTGGTCTCACGCCGTTTCCATGTCCGCTTCAGCGACGTACAGATCTGGCGGATCCTGCACCAGATGGGGTTCACGGTACAGGTCCATCGGGCGGCTGGGCGGGACGAGAAGGTGGTGGTCACCTGGGGCAAGGAGACCCAATCAGGCGTGGAATGA
- a CDS encoding transposase: MGSKYTERYTAESKGDAIALVGSTGRTVAEVAREVGVSPESLRGWYKQAKTDRGEGRPGELSTAEREELKRLRRLAAEQAKTIEVLRKAAVFFAKESDR, translated from the coding sequence GTGGGAAGTAAGTACACGGAGCGGTACACCGCGGAGTCCAAAGGGGATGCGATCGCGCTCGTCGGCTCCACGGGCCGCACGGTCGCCGAGGTCGCCCGGGAGGTCGGGGTCAGCCCGGAGTCGCTGCGCGGCTGGTACAAGCAGGCCAAGACCGACCGCGGTGAAGGCCGCCCCGGCGAGCTCAGTACGGCGGAGCGCGAGGAGCTCAAGCGGCTGCGCAGGCTCGCTGCCGAGCAGGCCAAGACGATCGAGGTACTGCGAAAAGCCGCGGTCTTCTTCGCGAAGGAGAGCGACCGGTGA
- a CDS encoding IS3 family transposase, which translates to MWPAPHFYAWQAAAKARAARKAADEALAHEITVLHTVSRGTYGAPRVHAELRRLGRRVNRKRIERIMRERGISGVTRRRRRNLTRQVKKAVPARALPGRDFTAHTPGTEPVGDVTHIPTAEGRLSLATWLDPATHETAGYSMADHHRAGLVVDALMTAAGRGPLKPGCIAHSDRGSEHLG; encoded by the coding sequence GTGTGGCCCGCTCCTCACTTCTACGCCTGGCAGGCCGCCGCGAAGGCCCGGGCCGCCCGGAAAGCGGCCGACGAGGCCCTCGCGCACGAGATCACCGTGCTGCACACCGTCTCCAGGGGCACCTACGGTGCCCCACGCGTCCACGCCGAACTCCGACGCCTGGGCAGGCGAGTGAACCGCAAGCGGATCGAGCGCATCATGCGTGAGCGCGGCATCAGCGGCGTGACCCGCCGCAGGCGCCGGAACCTGACCCGGCAGGTGAAGAAGGCCGTGCCCGCACGCGCCCTGCCCGGCCGCGACTTCACCGCGCACACGCCAGGCACCGAGCCGGTCGGCGACGTCACCCACATCCCCACCGCCGAGGGCCGGCTCTCCCTCGCGACCTGGCTGGACCCGGCCACCCACGAGACAGCCGGCTACTCGATGGCCGACCACCATCGCGCCGGCCTGGTCGTCGACGCGCTGATGACGGCCGCTGGCCGTGGCCCTCTGAAACCCGGCTGCATCGCACATTCGGACCGCGGCAGCGAACACCTCGGGTGA
- a CDS encoding transposase domain-containing protein, which translates to MVAECGRTELRSRLLPARVVVYFVLAMCLFSGQGYEEVARLLTQGLERVRRWEKPWRVPTTGRSAGPARGWGRSR; encoded by the coding sequence GTGGTTGCCGAGTGTGGGCGTACGGAATTGCGGTCGCGGTTGCTGCCGGCTCGTGTGGTCGTGTACTTCGTGTTGGCGATGTGTCTGTTCTCCGGGCAGGGCTATGAGGAAGTCGCCAGGTTGCTGACCCAGGGGTTGGAGCGGGTGCGGCGGTGGGAGAAGCCGTGGCGGGTGCCGACGACGGGGCGATCGGCCGGGCCCGCTCGCGGTTGGGGCCGGAGCCGCTGA
- a CDS encoding IS3 family transposase gives MKLLITKAFEDSDSTYSHRRIHAQPHRRDVTAGLEPARRLTREPGLEPSQPKPKRFGLTQGTPGPAPDLAGRNFTADAPGQKPVGDITYVSTSERWLYLATAIDRRTKEAIGYAMDDHYHTPLTSRAIRNTARNRKLTDGTIFHSDRGSNYRPAEHGETLKHLGLPRSAGRTGTCFNNTMTESFFAALKNERVSRMTYLTREATRQDITRYIESWHKHKHLHSAVGNRPPREAHTEYQTLHITA, from the coding sequence CTGAAACTGCTCATCACGAAGGCGTTCGAGGACTCCGACAGCACCTACAGCCACCGGCGCATCCACGCACAACCGCACCGCCGGGACGTCACCGCCGGCCTGGAGCCGGCCCGCCGCCTCACGCGCGAACCGGGCCTGGAGCCCTCCCAGCCGAAGCCGAAACGCTTCGGCCTCACCCAGGGCACCCCCGGCCCCGCGCCTGACCTCGCCGGCCGGAACTTCACCGCCGACGCTCCCGGCCAAAAGCCGGTCGGGGACATCACCTACGTGTCCACCAGTGAGAGGTGGCTGTACCTGGCGACCGCCATCGACCGCCGCACGAAGGAAGCCATCGGCTACGCCATGGACGACCACTACCACACCCCCCTCACATCCCGGGCCATCCGCAACACAGCCCGGAACAGGAAACTCACAGACGGCACAATATTCCACTCGGACCGCGGATCGAACTACAGGCCAGCCGAGCACGGTGAGACATTGAAACACCTCGGCCTTCCACGTTCCGCCGGACGGACCGGGACCTGTTTCAATAACACTATGACGGAATCATTCTTCGCGGCGCTGAAGAACGAGCGTGTATCCAGGATGACTTACCTGACACGCGAAGCCACCCGGCAGGACATCACTCGGTACATCGAATCCTGGCACAAACACAAACACCTCCACTCGGCAGTGGGTAACCGCCCACCTCGCGAAGCCCACACCGAATACCAGACATTGCACATCACGGCGTGA
- the uppS gene encoding polyprenyl diphosphate synthase produces the protein MPYERVDIPFPVRRAPGAQQADDAVVAWLEEEGLLLGADQAGYFASMRTGLCAALTYPGARGRHLELAALMIAFGLLVDDQADSATESARDILEDLLDLLIDDAPELTKARTAVGAAWCSLWPTLGAGMSLQWRVRARRDLTRMWQTNLGEQHLLSPADYLEWRRANVGLPVFLDLNERVGHYELPKSARNSAVVRDLEEESFRMFALLNDLFSLESERVRGEVRNMVTVLEATTGCTREQAIGDVRCMVRDAGQRFLYLEQRLPALAATLDAPGAAALSFHVQAMRDLPRGAYEWLRLGTARYSDSGAHSAYDSGYARPGARRVPRHVAFVPDGNRRWARARGVSMAEGLCQGAARFAPVLSWCAEAGVEVVTLWLSSPDNVAKRPPEQVEAALEYTRQAVETLASSARYRLVPIGDLSLLPQPFTKVLEDARIRTAQVGGMVVNLACSYNGTWDILQAAQACAGWDGPTREQFEASLATAGQPPVELVVRTSGERRLSGFMLWQAAEAELQFTDVLWPDFGRVQWELTLTDFAARKQRGGA, from the coding sequence ATGCCGTATGAGCGTGTGGACATCCCCTTCCCCGTACGCCGTGCTCCGGGCGCGCAGCAGGCCGATGACGCGGTGGTGGCGTGGCTGGAGGAGGAGGGTCTGCTCCTCGGTGCCGACCAGGCCGGATACTTCGCGTCCATGCGTACGGGACTGTGCGCGGCCCTGACTTATCCGGGAGCCAGGGGGCGGCACCTGGAGCTGGCGGCCCTGATGATTGCGTTCGGCCTGCTGGTCGACGACCAGGCCGACAGCGCTACGGAGAGCGCCCGGGACATCCTCGAGGACTTGCTGGATCTCCTGATCGACGACGCCCCAGAACTGACGAAGGCGCGCACGGCGGTCGGTGCGGCGTGGTGCTCGCTGTGGCCGACCCTGGGCGCGGGTATGTCGCTCCAATGGCGTGTCCGCGCCCGCCGGGACCTGACGCGCATGTGGCAGACGAACCTGGGCGAGCAGCACTTGCTGTCCCCGGCGGACTATCTGGAATGGCGGCGCGCTAACGTCGGCCTGCCGGTGTTTTTGGACCTCAACGAACGGGTGGGGCACTACGAGCTGCCCAAGTCGGCCCGCAACTCCGCAGTAGTTCGGGACTTGGAGGAGGAGTCTTTCCGGATGTTCGCCCTGCTCAATGACCTGTTTTCGCTGGAGAGCGAGCGGGTCCGGGGCGAGGTACGCAACATGGTCACCGTGCTGGAGGCCACTACCGGCTGCACTCGTGAACAGGCGATCGGCGACGTCCGCTGTATGGTCCGCGACGCCGGGCAGCGGTTCCTCTATCTGGAGCAGCGTCTGCCGGCACTGGCCGCAACTCTGGATGCACCTGGGGCCGCCGCGCTTTCCTTCCATGTGCAGGCGATGCGGGACCTGCCGCGGGGTGCCTATGAGTGGCTGCGCCTGGGCACTGCGCGTTACTCGGACAGCGGGGCCCACTCGGCCTATGACAGTGGTTACGCTCGGCCAGGCGCTAGGCGGGTGCCTCGGCACGTGGCGTTCGTCCCCGACGGTAACCGGCGCTGGGCGCGCGCTCGCGGTGTTTCCATGGCCGAGGGCCTGTGTCAGGGCGCTGCCCGCTTCGCGCCGGTGCTGAGCTGGTGCGCCGAGGCGGGGGTAGAGGTGGTGACCCTGTGGCTGTCCTCGCCAGACAACGTGGCCAAGCGCCCACCCGAGCAGGTCGAAGCGGCACTGGAGTACACCCGCCAAGCGGTGGAAACCCTGGCATCCTCGGCCCGGTACCGCTTGGTCCCGATCGGTGACCTGTCACTGCTCCCGCAGCCCTTTACAAAGGTGCTGGAGGACGCCCGCATCCGTACCGCGCAGGTGGGAGGCATGGTGGTGAACCTGGCGTGCTCCTACAACGGCACCTGGGACATCCTCCAGGCAGCGCAGGCATGCGCCGGATGGGACGGCCCCACCCGTGAGCAGTTCGAGGCGTCCCTAGCCACGGCCGGTCAGCCACCGGTCGAGTTGGTGGTGCGTACCTCCGGTGAGCGGCGCCTGTCGGGGTTCATGCTGTGGCAAGCGGCCGAAGCGGAACTCCAGTTCACCGACGTGCTCTGGCCAGACTTCGGGCGTGTGCAGTGGGAACTTACCCTCACCGACTTCGCGGCACGCAAGCAGCGGGGCGGAGCATGA
- a CDS encoding polyprenyl synthetase family protein codes for MNVGSTGDARTDLHAIRREVEAFLRTFLEHKERAGDGQLLGIPLQVLGNFLDGGGKRLRPLLCCLGWLAVATGPLERSVLRAAAGLELFHAYVLIHDDLIDGSDTRHGRPTVHRDFGARSSVPRVDWFGQGSAILLGDLCEAWSAELLGAPEGAAPDTVRGVIDRMRSEVVLGQLLDLNSCGEDFGSVEGALRTIHYKTTKYTVERPLQIGAALAGAGGAVLEACRAFAHPLGEAFQMYDDLEDVDGGKASGADLRDGKHTVVLALALRHAGERNACRLRNLVADGGLDEDGVREARELITDSGAPAIVRAMVGARRRQALDVLDTAPFQPDAKDALRTLTDLAIPGASAWEATNAV; via the coding sequence ATGAATGTCGGAAGTACCGGTGATGCCCGTACCGACCTGCACGCCATCCGTCGCGAGGTCGAGGCGTTCCTGCGGACCTTCTTAGAGCACAAGGAACGCGCGGGGGACGGCCAGCTGCTGGGAATCCCACTGCAAGTGCTGGGCAACTTCCTGGACGGCGGGGGTAAGCGACTGCGCCCACTGCTCTGCTGTTTGGGCTGGCTGGCTGTCGCAACCGGACCTTTGGAGCGGTCTGTGCTGCGCGCAGCCGCCGGCCTGGAGTTGTTCCACGCTTACGTGCTCATCCATGACGATCTGATCGATGGCTCCGACACTCGCCACGGCCGGCCCACTGTGCACCGTGACTTCGGTGCGCGCAGCTCCGTGCCGCGTGTCGACTGGTTCGGGCAGGGGTCGGCGATCCTGCTGGGCGACCTGTGCGAAGCGTGGTCCGCGGAGCTACTGGGGGCGCCGGAGGGAGCCGCACCCGACACGGTCCGCGGGGTGATCGACCGCATGCGCAGCGAGGTTGTCCTCGGCCAACTGCTCGACCTCAACTCCTGCGGCGAGGACTTCGGGAGCGTGGAGGGCGCGCTGCGGACGATCCACTACAAGACGACGAAGTACACGGTGGAGAGACCGTTGCAGATCGGCGCGGCGCTGGCCGGCGCTGGCGGTGCCGTGTTGGAAGCATGCCGCGCCTTTGCCCACCCGCTGGGCGAGGCGTTCCAGATGTACGACGACTTGGAGGACGTGGACGGGGGAAAGGCTAGCGGCGCGGACCTGCGGGATGGCAAGCACACGGTAGTGCTGGCGTTGGCTCTGCGCCACGCTGGAGAGCGCAACGCCTGTCGTCTGCGGAATCTGGTGGCGGACGGCGGGCTGGACGAGGACGGCGTAAGGGAAGCGCGTGAGTTGATCACCGACTCCGGTGCGCCGGCCATCGTGCGTGCGATGGTCGGCGCCCGCCGACGGCAGGCGCTGGATGTGCTGGATACGGCGCCGTTCCAGCCTGACGCCAAGGATGCGCTGCGGACCCTCACCGATTTGGCGATCCCGGGCGCAAGTGCTTGGGAGGCCACCAATGCCGTATGA
- a CDS encoding recombinase family protein, whose translation MDFARTIKKAVPHQRVIFTAYEMKRLGRGAAELLTIAEDLRHHNIQLELLTGPLQGVYDPSGHGAALFAFFAAMADTDLGASG comes from the coding sequence ATGGACTTCGCCCGCACCATCAAGAAGGCCGTCCCGCACCAGCGGGTGATCTTCACCGCGTATGAGATGAAGCGCCTGGGCCGCGGTGCCGCCGAGCTGCTCACAATCGCGGAAGACCTGCGCCACCACAACATCCAGCTCGAACTCCTCACCGGCCCCCTCCAGGGGGTCTACGACCCCTCCGGGCACGGCGCCGCCCTGTTCGCGTTCTTCGCGGCGATGGCCGATACTGATCTCGGCGCGTCAGGGTGA
- a CDS encoding transposase, translating into MELHRLASPYDADARWAAKGEDLFWMGYKIHLSETCGTLPDAGAGKMPNLITDVHTTDATVPDVKATAPVQQSLAKHGLKPAEHYLDSAYPSADLITKAMKNGIRMVTPVLLDHSARAKGADGFDKTAFTINWKTRQVRCPAGKTSSHWNPVTQHGTDAIVIAFSVLTCCDCPFQQECTTSRLGRRMLTLRPEELHENLARARAEQKTDTWKNEYALRVGVEGTTNQALDITGIRRARYRGLPKVRLQHTFSATALNIIRLDAHWTGHDQHHTRSSHGVAVGPGCAGVAGGVSGGPGDPRGRGLCDAVEGAASGVGAG; encoded by the coding sequence GTGGAACTCCACCGTCTGGCCTCCCCCTACGACGCGGACGCACGCTGGGCGGCCAAGGGCGAGGACCTGTTCTGGATGGGCTACAAGATCCATCTCAGCGAAACGTGCGGCACTCTCCCCGACGCCGGAGCCGGGAAGATGCCGAATCTGATCACCGACGTGCACACCACTGACGCAACCGTGCCCGACGTGAAGGCCACCGCCCCCGTCCAGCAGAGCCTCGCGAAGCACGGCCTGAAACCGGCCGAGCACTACCTCGACTCCGCCTACCCGTCGGCCGACTTGATCACCAAGGCCATGAAGAACGGCATCCGTATGGTCACCCCGGTCCTCCTGGACCACTCCGCGCGGGCCAAGGGCGCCGACGGCTTCGACAAAACCGCCTTCACCATCAACTGGAAGACCAGGCAGGTCCGCTGCCCCGCCGGGAAAACCAGCTCCCACTGGAACCCCGTCACACAGCACGGCACCGACGCCATCGTGATCGCCTTCAGCGTCCTGACCTGCTGTGACTGCCCCTTCCAGCAGGAGTGCACCACCTCGAGACTCGGGCGCCGCATGCTGACCCTGCGACCCGAGGAACTCCACGAGAACCTCGCCCGGGCCCGTGCCGAGCAGAAGACCGACACCTGGAAGAACGAGTACGCCCTCCGCGTCGGCGTCGAGGGAACCACCAACCAGGCCCTCGACATCACCGGAATTCGTCGGGCCCGCTACCGCGGCCTGCCGAAAGTCCGCCTCCAACACACCTTCTCCGCTACCGCGCTCAACATCATCCGGCTCGACGCCCACTGGACCGGCCACGACCAGCACCACACCCGTTCAAGCCACGGTGTGGCGGTCGGGCCTGGATGTGCTGGTGTTGCTGGAGGTGTATCAGGAGGTCCTGGAGACCCTCGCGGACGCGGGCTCTGCGATGCGGTCGAAGGCGCTGCGTCCGGTGTTGGGGCTGGGTGA
- a CDS encoding transposase: MTPNALGGMLELCDETLLLLLPQLAPVAVESVAVADDVLAITAHTRGSPVVCPGCGTVADWGRYVRHVADEAVGGRPVRIDLSVRRLYCGNPQCVKVTFVEQVDGLTVRYQSRTPGLQAIVIAVVTVLAGMADTRLLHQYLSWAALLGCLMRSPAPTPPSVRGAAADDFALCRSRRYGTLIADVESRLPLDAWDTRDREPLTDWLRAHPHVRTVCRGGSAVYHGAITAASPQIVQVSDRFHLWQGLGRKVYEVVAAHRGCLPGPAAHTTAPRHLGGRTAARVRHNHTEVHWLLEQGMALRAITRHLDLDRNVVRCLARADT, translated from the coding sequence GTGACACCAAACGCGCTCGGCGGGATGCTGGAGCTGTGTGACGAGACGCTGTTGCTGCTGCTTCCTCAACTGGCGCCGGTGGCAGTCGAGTCGGTCGCGGTGGCCGATGACGTGCTGGCCATCACCGCGCACACGCGAGGCAGTCCCGTCGTCTGTCCGGGGTGCGGAACGGTAGCGGACTGGGGCCGGTATGTGCGGCATGTCGCGGACGAGGCGGTCGGCGGCCGCCCGGTGCGGATCGACCTGTCGGTGCGCCGGCTGTACTGCGGGAATCCGCAGTGTGTGAAGGTCACGTTCGTCGAGCAGGTCGACGGGCTCACCGTGCGCTACCAGAGCCGCACTCCGGGGCTGCAGGCGATCGTCATCGCCGTGGTCACGGTGCTGGCCGGCATGGCCGACACCCGGCTCCTGCACCAGTACCTGAGCTGGGCGGCCCTGCTAGGCTGCCTGATGAGATCGCCCGCCCCAACGCCACCGTCCGTGCGGGGAGCGGCCGCGGATGACTTCGCCCTGTGCCGCTCCCGCCGCTACGGCACTCTCATCGCCGACGTGGAGAGCCGACTGCCCCTGGACGCCTGGGACACCCGCGACCGTGAGCCGCTGACCGACTGGCTGCGCGCGCACCCACACGTCCGCACCGTGTGCCGGGGCGGCTCGGCGGTCTACCACGGTGCAATCACCGCCGCCTCCCCGCAGATTGTCCAGGTCAGCGACCGCTTTCACCTGTGGCAGGGGCTCGGCCGCAAGGTCTACGAAGTGGTCGCGGCCCACCGCGGCTGCCTGCCCGGCCCCGCGGCACACACCACCGCACCGCGCCACCTCGGGGGCCGCACAGCCGCCCGCGTCCGCCACAACCACACCGAGGTCCACTGGCTGCTGGAGCAGGGCATGGCCCTGCGCGCCATCACCCGCCACCTGGACCTGGACCGCAACGTAGTCCGCTGCCTCGCCCGCGCGGACACCTGA
- the cseB gene encoding two-component system response regulator CseB: MSLAILLVEDDEAIRRSVQLALERYGYAVAVAGDGLSALELFRQDAYDLLILDVMLPELDGIGLCRWVRESSQVPVLMMSARGDALDVVSGLEAGADDYVVKPVDTAVLVARIRSLLRRANLTSHVSVTELEQSSDADSTPGSDVLVFGDLSVDRLGMEVRLRGARIALTPTELRVLLEFAAQPGTVLSRQVLLREVWDYDWEGDIRVVDLCVQRLRKKIGAGQIETVRGFGYKLRRA, encoded by the coding sequence GTGTCGTTGGCGATACTGCTGGTTGAGGATGATGAGGCGATTCGGCGCTCGGTTCAGTTGGCGTTGGAGCGTTATGGCTACGCCGTGGCCGTGGCGGGTGACGGTCTCAGTGCGCTGGAGCTGTTCCGGCAGGACGCATACGATCTGCTGATCTTGGATGTGATGCTGCCCGAGTTGGACGGCATCGGGTTGTGCCGCTGGGTCCGGGAGTCCAGCCAGGTGCCGGTCCTAATGATGTCCGCTCGTGGGGACGCGTTGGATGTCGTCTCGGGCTTGGAGGCAGGCGCCGATGACTACGTGGTCAAACCAGTCGATACCGCAGTGTTGGTGGCCAGGATCCGCTCTCTGCTCCGCCGAGCCAACCTCACCTCTCACGTGTCCGTCACCGAGCTTGAGCAGAGCTCGGACGCAGATTCCACCCCTGGTTCTGATGTGCTGGTCTTCGGCGACCTAAGCGTGGACAGGCTGGGGATGGAGGTGCGTTTGCGCGGCGCGCGGATAGCGTTGACTCCGACGGAGTTGCGGGTGCTACTGGAGTTCGCGGCGCAGCCGGGAACAGTGCTGAGCCGTCAAGTGCTGCTACGTGAGGTGTGGGACTACGACTGGGAAGGCGATATCCGGGTGGTCGACCTGTGCGTGCAGCGACTGCGGAAAAAGATCGGTGCCGGACAGATTGAGACGGTCCGGGGATTCGGCTATAAGCTGCGCCGAGCATGA